A part of Aegilops tauschii subsp. strangulata cultivar AL8/78 chromosome 2, Aet v6.0, whole genome shotgun sequence genomic DNA contains:
- the LOC109781968 gene encoding uncharacterized protein isoform X1 codes for MAELRPRPSCRLALPVCLCLFLLAAAPPLALARVAPAADSIHKLLRSHGLPGGLLPRSVESYTLDEGNGLLEARLSAPCYATYDNGDLAFFDTVVRGNLSFGALRGCEGLAQEELFMWLPVKGILVSDPGSGVILFDIGYAHKRLSRSLFEEPPDCKPSASTSMGAVEAARWRYSPAAGVPGLRERIEAEGEEGHLDQR; via the exons atggcggagcTACGGCCTCGCCCTTCCTGCCGGCTTGCCCTCCCAGTCTGCCTGTGCCTCTTCCTGCtggccgccgcgccgcccctcgcgcTCGCCCGCGTGGCGCCCGCCGCCGACTCGATACACAAGTTACTGCGGTCGCACGGCCTCCCCGGCGGGCTGCTCCCGCGCAGCGTCGAGTCGTACACCCTGGACGAGGGGAACGGCCTGCTCGAGGCGCGGCTGTCGGCGCCGTGCTACGCGACGTACGACAACGGCGACCTGGCTTTCTTCGACACCGTGGTGCGAGGGAATCTCAGCTTCGGCGCGCTCCGCGGCTGTGAGGGGCTGGCTCAGGAGGAGCTCTTCATGTGGCTTCCGGTGAAGGGCATCCTCGTCTCCGACCCTGGCTCCGGCGTCATCCTGTTCGACATCGGCTACGCGCACAAGAGGCTCTCGAGGTCGCTCTTCGAGGAGCCGCCGGACTGCAAGCCGTCAGCCAGCACCAGTATGGGCGCCGTCGAAGCCGCCAGGTGGAGGTATAGTCCAG CTGCAGGTGTTCCTGGGCTGAGGGAGAGGATAGAGGCagaaggagaagaagggcacCTGGACCAGAGGTGA
- the LOC109781968 gene encoding uncharacterized protein isoform X2 has protein sequence MAELRPRPSCRLALPVCLCLFLLAAAPPLALARVAPAADSIHKLLRSHGLPGGLLPRSVESYTLDEGNGLLEARLSAPCYATYDNGDLAFFDTVVRGNLSFGALRGCEGLAQEELFMWLPVKGILVSDPGSGVILFDIGYAHKRLSRSLFEEPPDCKPSASTSMGAVEAARWRYSPGVPGLRERIEAEGEEGHLDQR, from the exons atggcggagcTACGGCCTCGCCCTTCCTGCCGGCTTGCCCTCCCAGTCTGCCTGTGCCTCTTCCTGCtggccgccgcgccgcccctcgcgcTCGCCCGCGTGGCGCCCGCCGCCGACTCGATACACAAGTTACTGCGGTCGCACGGCCTCCCCGGCGGGCTGCTCCCGCGCAGCGTCGAGTCGTACACCCTGGACGAGGGGAACGGCCTGCTCGAGGCGCGGCTGTCGGCGCCGTGCTACGCGACGTACGACAACGGCGACCTGGCTTTCTTCGACACCGTGGTGCGAGGGAATCTCAGCTTCGGCGCGCTCCGCGGCTGTGAGGGGCTGGCTCAGGAGGAGCTCTTCATGTGGCTTCCGGTGAAGGGCATCCTCGTCTCCGACCCTGGCTCCGGCGTCATCCTGTTCGACATCGGCTACGCGCACAAGAGGCTCTCGAGGTCGCTCTTCGAGGAGCCGCCGGACTGCAAGCCGTCAGCCAGCACCAGTATGGGCGCCGTCGAAGCCGCCAGGTGGAGGTATAGTCCAG GTGTTCCTGGGCTGAGGGAGAGGATAGAGGCagaaggagaagaagggcacCTGGACCAGAGGTGA